In one Balaenoptera ricei isolate mBalRic1 chromosome 20, mBalRic1.hap2, whole genome shotgun sequence genomic region, the following are encoded:
- the C1QBP gene encoding complement component 1 Q subcomponent-binding protein, mitochondrial gives MLPLLRCVPRVLGTAVAGIRAAAPSLPLLQPASRPCARPFGLLSVRAGSVQLPGLLRPWGPCGCGCGGLHTEGDKAFVEFLKDEIKEEKKIQKYKSLPKMSGGWELEVNGTEAKLLRKVAGEKVTVTFNINNSIPPAYDGEEEPSEGQKVEEQEPELTSTPNFVVEVVKDGSNKALVLDCHYPEDEIGQEEEDQSDIFSIKEVSFQSTGDSDWKDTNYTLSTDSLDWGLYDHLMDFLADRGVDNTFADELVELSTALEHQEYITFLEDLKGFVKSQ, from the exons ATGCTGCCGCTGCTGCGCTGCGTGCCCCGCGTCCTGGGCACCGCTGTCGCTGGCATCCGCGCCGCCGCGCCCTCCCTGCCGCTGCTGCAGCCCGCGTCCAGGCCGTGCGCCCGGCCCTTCGGGCTGCTGAGCGTGCGCGCGGGGTCGGTGCAGTTGCCCGGTCTCCTGCGGCCTTGGGGGCCctgcggctgcggctgcggcgGACTGCACACCGAAG GGGACAAAGCTTTTGTTGAATTCCTCAAAGATGAGattaaggaggaaaagaagattcAGAAGTATAAGTCTCTCCCCAAGATGTCTGGAGGTTGGGAGCTGGAAGTGAATGGGACAGAAGCCAAATTATTGCGGAAAGTTGCTGGAGAAAA GGTCACTGTCACTTTCAACATTAACAATAGCATTCCACCCGCATATGATGGGGAGGAGGAACCCTCTGAAGGGCAGAAGGTTGAAGAACAGGAG CCTGAACTGACGTCCACTCCCAATTTTGTGGTTGAAGTTGTAAAGGATGGTAGCAACAAGGCCCTCGTGCTGGACTGCCACTATCCGGAAGATGAG ATCGGACAAGAAGAGGAGGACCAGAGTGACATTTTCTCCATCAAGGAAGTGAGCTTTCAGTCCACCGGCGATTCCGACTGGAAGGACACAAATTACACGCTCAGCACAGACTCCCTGGACTGG GGCTTATACGACCACCTAATGGATTTCCTTGCGGACCGAGGGGTGGACAACACTTTCGCTGATGAGCTGGTAGAGCTCAGCACAGCCTTGGAGCACCAGGAGTACATTACTTTTCTCGAAGACCTCAAAGGTTTTGTCAAAAGCCAATAG
- the DHX33 gene encoding ATP-dependent RNA helicase DHX33, with the protein MPEEAGFPPAKRFRPGAGPPRRAGSCPPGRRVVMLLAAGGGGGGGGGRRQQPPLAQPSASPYPEAVELQRRSLPIFQARGQLLAQLRNLDSAVLLGETGSGKTTQIPQYLYEGGIGRQAVIAVTQPRRVAAISLATRVSDEKRTELGKLVGYTVRFDDVTSEDTKIKFLTDGMLLREAISDSLLRKYSCVILDEAHERTIHTDVLFGVVKAAQKRRKELGKLPLKVIVMSATMDVDLFSQYFSGAPVLYLEGRQHPIQIFYTKQPQHDYLHAALVSVFQIHQEAPCSQDILVFLTGQEEIEAMSKTCRDIAKHLPDGCPSMLALPLYASLPYAQQLRVFQGAPKGCRKVIISTNIAETSITITGIKYVVDTGMVKAKKYNPDSGLEVLAVQRVSKTQAWQRTGRAGREDSGVCYRLYTEDEFEKFEKMTVPEIQRCNLTSVTLQLLAMKVPDVLTFDFMSKPSPDHIQAAIAQLELLGALENKDGQLTLTPIGRKMAAFPLEPKFAKTILLSPKFHCTEEILTIISLLSVDSVLYNPPSRRDEVQAVRKKFISSEGDHITLLNIYRAFKNTGRNKDWCKENFVNSKNMMLVAEVRSQLRDICFKMSMPIVSSRGDTESVRRCLAHSLFVSTAELQPDGSYATTDTHQPVAIHPSSVLFHCKPACVVYTELLFTNKCYMRDLCVVDAEWLYEAAPDFFRRKLRASRN; encoded by the exons ATGCCCGAGGAGGCGGGCTTCCCGCCGGCCAAGAGATTCCGGCCGGGCGCCGGGCCTCCGAGGCGCGCCGGGTCCTGCCCTCCCGGGCGGCGAGTGGTGATGCTGCTGgccgcgggcggcggcggcggcggcggaggaggCCGGAGGCAGCAGCCGCCCCTGGCCCAGCCCTCGGCCAGCCCCTACCCTGAGGCCGTGGAGCTGCAGCGCCGGAGTCTGCCCATCTTCCAGGCGCGGGGGCAGCTGTTGGCCCAGCTCCGAAACCTGGACAGCGCCGTCCTCCTCG ggGAAACCGGCTCTGGGAAGACGACGCAGATCCCTCAGTACCTGTATGAAGGGGGGATTGGCCGCCAGGCCGTCATTGCCGTGACCCAGCCTCGTCGAGTGGCTGCTATCTCTCTGGCTACCAGAGTCTCAGACGAGAAGAGAACCGAACTCGGGAAGCTG GTTGGCTACACGGTGCGCTTCGACGATGTCACCTCGGAGGACACCAAGATCAAGTTCCTGACGGACGGCATGCTTCTGCGCGAGGCCATTTCAGACTCCCTGCTTCGGAAGTACAGCTGCGTCATTTTGGATGAAGCCCATGAACGGACTATCCACACGGATGTGCTCTTTGGGGTGGTGAAAGCTGCACAGAAGAGGCGAAAGGAGCTGGGGAAGCTGCCTCTCAAA GTGATTGTGATGTCGGCCACGATGGACGTGGACCTGTTCTCCCAGTATTTCAGCGGAGCCCCCGTCCTCTACTTGGAGGGCCGGCAGCACCCGATCCAGATTTTCTACACCAAGCAGCCCCAGCACGATTACCTGCATGCGGCCCTGGTCTCCGTCTTCCAGATCCACCAG GAAGCCCCCTGCTCTCAGGACATCCTCGTGTTCCTCACCGGGCAGGAGGAGATCGAAGCCATGAGCAAGACCTGCCGGGACATTGCCAAACACCTCCCAGACGGCTGCCCCTCCATGCTGGCCCTTCCGCTCTACGCCTCCCTGCCCTACGCCCAGCAGCTGCGCGTCTTCCAGGGGGCCCCGAAG gGCTGTCGCAAAGTGATCATTTCAACCAACATCGCTGAAACCTCCATAACCATTACAGGAATAAAATATGTAGTTGACACGGGCATGGTTAAAGCAAAGAAGTATAACCCCG ACAGTGGCCTGGAGGTGTTAGCTGTGCAGCGGGTGTCAAAGACCCAGGCCTGGCAACGCACCGGACGGGCTGGCAGAGAGGACAGTGGTGTCTGTTACCGGCTCTACACGGAGGATGAGTTTGAGAAGTTTGAGAAGATGACGGTGCCAGAGATCCAAAG GTGTAACCTGACGAGTGTGACGCTGCAGCTTCTCGCAATGAAAGTCCCAGACGTGCTCACCTTTGACTTCATGTCCAAACCGTCTCCAG ATCACATTCAGGCAGCCATCGCCCAGCTGGAGCTGTTGGGTGCCCTTGAAAACAAGGACGGCCAGCTCACCCTGACTCCAATAGGAAGAAAGATGGCGGCTTTCCCGTTAGAACCCAAATTTGCCAAA ACCATCCTCCTGTCCCCCAAATTCCACTGCACGGAGGAGATACTGACCATCATCTCCCTGCTGTCAGTGGACAGCGTTCTCTACAACCCCCCCTCCCGGCGGGATGAAGTTCAGGCTGTGCGGAAGAAGTTCATATCCAGCGAGGGCGATCACATCACCCTGCTTAACATCTACCGAGCCTTCAAGAACACAGGCAGAAACAAG GATTGGTGCAAAGAGAATTTTGTCAACAGCAAGAATATGATGCTGGTAGCTGAAGTCAGATCACAGCTGAGGGATATCTGCTTCAAG ATGTCCATGCCGATCGTGTCGTCGCGAGGGGACACAGAGAGCGTCCGCCGCTGCCTGGCGCACAGCCTCTTCGTGAGCACCGCCGAGCTGCAGCCCGACGGCTCCTATGCCACCACGGACACCCACCAGCCGGTGGCCATCCACCCCTCGTCCGTCCTCTTCCACTGCAAGCCGGCCTGCGTCGTGTACACGGAGCTGCTCTTCACCAACAAGTGCTACATGCGCGACCTGTGCGTCGTGGACGCCGAGTGGCTGTACGAGGCTGCCCCCGACTTCTTCAGGAGGAAGCTCAGGGCCTCCAGGAACTGA